One segment of Clarias gariepinus isolate MV-2021 ecotype Netherlands chromosome 6, CGAR_prim_01v2, whole genome shotgun sequence DNA contains the following:
- the csrp1b gene encoding cysteine and glycine-rich protein 1b — MPLGGGNRCGCCQKTVYFAEEVQCEGKYFHKSCFLCMACRKNLDSTTVAVHVDEIYCKSCYGKKYGPKGYGFGGGAGTLSMDTGEGLGIKPVEQAPHQPTNNPNASKFAQKFGSSDVCPRCGKAVYAAEKVVGAGNSWHKTCFRCAKCGKSLESTTLADKDGEIYCKGCYAKNFGPKGFGFGQGAGALAHAQ; from the exons atgccCCTCGGAGGGGGAAACAGGTGTGGCTGTTGCCAGAAGACTGTGTACTTTGCAGAGGAAGTCCAGTGTGAAGGGAAGTACTTCCACAAGTCCTGCTTTCTCTGTA TGGCGTGCAGGAAGAATTTGGACAGCACCACAGTGGCTGTACACGTGGATGAGATCTACTGCAAATCGTGCTACGGCAAAAAATATGGGCCAAAAGGCTATGGTTTTGGTGGCGGTGCTGGAACCTTGAGTATGGACACTGGTGAAggactgggaatcaaacctgtgGA ACAAGCACCACATCAACCTACCAACAACCCCAATGCCTCTAAGTTTGCACAGAAATTTGGCAGCTCGGATGTGTGCCCTCGCTGTGGCAAAGCTGTTTATGCAGCAGAGAAAGTGGTGGGAGCTGGAAAT tCATGGCATAAGACCTGCTTCAGGTGTGCAAAATGTGGAAAGAGCCTTGAGTCCACAACACTAGCAGACAAGGATGGAGAAATCTACTGCAAAG GTTGCTATGCTAAAAACTTTGGTCCGAAGGGTTTTGGGTTCGGCCAGGGTGCAGGAGCTCTAGCCCATGCCCAGTAG
- the tnni1b gene encoding troponin I type 1b (skeletal, slow), which translates to MLKSMMVAKAKEMLDQEALDIEEEKELYLAEKAPPLQTGGMSLAELQELCQELHAKIDVVDEERYDIEAKVLHNNREIKDLNIKVLDLRGKFKRPNLRRVRVSADAILRSLLGSKHKVSLDLRANLKSVKKEDTEKEKTVEVSDWRKNVEAMSGMEGRKKMFDAAKGPVQ; encoded by the exons ATGCTAAAG AGCATGATGGTTGCTAAAGCTAAAGAGATGCTAGACCAGGAGGCGCTGGATatagaggaggagaaggagctGTATCTGGCAGAGAAAGCCCCTCCTCTTCAGACTGGTGGAATGTCTCTTGCAGAGCTTCAG GAATTGTGTCAAGAACTCCATGCCAAGATAGACGTGGTGGATGAGGAACGTTACGATATCGAAGCCAAAGTGCTGCATAACAACAGAGAG ATAAAAGATCTAAACATTAAGGTCTTAGACTTGAGAGGGAAGTTTAAGAGGCCCAATCTGAGAAGAGTGAGAGTGTCAGCAGATGCCATCCTGCGTTCACTCTTGGGCTCCAAACACAAGGTGTCATTAGATCTGAGAGCAAACCTCAAATCCGTCAAGAAAGAGGACACAGAGAAG GAAAAAACAGTAGAGGTTAGTGACTGGAGGAAAAACGTAGAGGCCATGTCTGGAATGGAAGGCCGCAAGAAAATGTTCGATGCTGCCAAAGGGCCTGTGCAGTGA